The Bradyrhizobium betae genomic interval GCTGTCCGAACTGATGGTGCTGGGCGAGCTCGCCCAGTCGGCAGCAGGTGGCAATAGCGACCTCGGGCTCGACGAAATCGGCCAGATCCTGGCCGGTCGCTTTGTCGACATCGTTTCGGACAAGGCGCGCAAGCAGGCCACGCCGACGGCGTGCGATCGCCGCCGCGCAGTCGAAGTGGCATTGTGGATCGACGAGAACTCCCATGCCGAGGTCGATCTCGAACAGGCGGCGCGGCATGCGGGCCTCAGTCCGTTCCATTTCCTGCGGCTGTTCTCCAGCGTGCTCGGGGTCACGCCGCATCAATATCTGGTCCGCTCGCGGCTGCGGCACGCGGCGCGGCTGCTGACAGACGACGACATCGCGGTCACCGACATCGCCTATGACGTCGGCTTTGGCGACCTCTCCAACTTCGTCCGCACCTTCCATCGCGCCGCCGGCGTGTCGCCGACGAAATTCCGGCAGGCGTCTCGCGGGCAGAGCAAGATTCTCCAAGAGCCGCTCGCCCTCAACTGACTAGGTTCGTCTCCGGCGCGCGCCACTCGCGGCGCGCTTTGCAATGGAGACGACCATGTACGACCATATCGGATTGCGCGTTGCCGACCTCGACGCCGCCACGCGCTTCTACACCGCGGTGCTGGCGCCGCTCGGCCATGTCCTGTGCTCCAGCGGTGACGGCTATGCCGGCTTTGGCCCGAAGGGCGTGCCCGCACTCTGGCTGCATCTCAACAAGGGGCGCAAGGCCGACGGCGCGCATATCGCGTTTCGCGCCGCCGATCATGACGCGGTCAAGGCATTTCACAGCGAGGGCCTGAAGAGCGGCGGCCGCGACAATGGCGGCGCCGGCCCGCGCAAGGATTACAGCCCGACCTACTACGCGGCGTTCCTGATCGACCCTGACGGCAACAATGTCGAGGCGGTTTGCGTGTGAGCGCTTGCTGCGCACGGGCATTCGTAGGGTGGGCAAAGCGTAGCGTGCCCACCATCGCGTGCGACGGCGCCGATGAATGGTGGGCACGGCGCGCGAAGAGCGCGCCTTTGCCCACCCTACGAATTCTATCCAAATGGACACACTCATGGCCTCCATCCACAACGATGTTTCCCTTAACGTCCCTGCCGACAAGGTCTGGGATGCCGTCCGCGATTTCGGCGCGCTGCCTCAGCGGCTGGCGCCGGGCTTCGTCACGGCCTGCACGCTCGACGGCGATGCGCGCATCGTCAGCTTCGCCAATGGCTCGGTCGCACGCGAGGTGCTGGTGGATTGCGACGAGGCGCGGCGTCGGCTGGTCTATGCGATCGACAACGAGCGGCTGACGCATTACAGCGCCTCGGTGCAAGTGATCGCCGAGGGCGACAAGGCGTGCCGCCTGGTCTGGATCATCGACATGCTGCCGAGCGAGCTTGCGGCTTACGTCCAGGGACAGACCAGGGAAGCGGTGGCCGCGATCCACCGGGCGTTTCCGCCTGCGTGATCTTTCTCACAGAGCTTCTCCCTGCTCGACCGTAACCATGGCCGCGTGCGTCCGGTTGGCTTCGCTCTCCCGGCGGAGCCACGCACGCGAGGAGCAGGCCATGAGAGGTGCGGACAAGGTGATCTGCCAGGCAGCCGCGGTGCTGCTGCTGTTTTCGATCTCGAGCGCGCCGGCAAGGGCGCAGTTCCTCGGCGGCGGAGGCGCCGGCGGCGAGGACATGATGACCCAGATGGCGCCGATGCTGGAAATGATGAAGGCGAAGATGGGCAAGCGCCGCTTCGCCATGCTGATGCAGACCATGGGCCCGATGATGAGCCGCATGATGGAGAATGGCGGCGGCGGGATCGGCGGCATGATGGGCGGCGGCTTCGGCGGCGGCAATTTTGGCGGCGGCTTCGGTGCGCCGAACTACGGCGGCTACACGCCGATGGGCGGAGGCGGCTATATGCCGACCGGGCTCGGCGGCATCGGTGGCGGCGATATCATGGGCATGATGGGCGGCGCCGGCGGCGGCGACATGATGGCGATGATTCCGCAACTGATGCGGCTCGCCAATGTCGGCGGCGGGGGCCATCGCCGCCACAAGCACCGTTAGGGCCGGCACCTTCGGACATGAGGCAACCACCCTTCGCGGGGCACGAAGGATGGTTGCGCCGGGCCGGCGGTCGGGGAGCCGCCGGTATCAAATCCGATCGTTGATCAGGACGCCGGACATCGACGGATCGCTTGGCTTGGTCTCGTCGCTCGATTGCTTCGCGCTGTAGGTCGAATCCGCGATCGAGTTCTTCAGCGACTGAAGGAATTGTTCAAGCAGGTCCGTCGTCGAGCTGCCGCTCGACGAACTGTCCGTGGCGGTGATCGAAGACGTTCCGCTTGCATCCGTCGTGTCGCTCGATCTCGTCGCGCTGGACGAAGTCGAATCCGTCAGCAGGTTCTTCAGCGAGTCGAGGAGTTGCTGAAGCAGGTCCACCACCGAATTGCCGCTCGACGAACTGTCCGTGGCGCCCGCGGGGGGAGGCCCGCCGGGCGGCGGTCCGCCTGCTCCACCGGGGCCACCTGCCCCGCCCGGTCGCTGGGAGAACGCCGCCTTGAAGATGCCCTGCAACTCGGTGGCCTGCTCGTCGGTCAGCTTGCCCGCCGAAACTTCCTTCTTGATGAGATCATCGATCTTCGAGGTGAATGCATCGGGCGATGATCCGCTGCCGCTGGACTGATCGCTCGCGCTGCTTGATTGCAAGGCAGTGTCGATGTCGCTGAGCGCGGATGACAGCGCCGACTGATCAGATGCATTGATCGCGCCGGAACTGACTTCCGCCTGCAATTCATCCTGGAGTCGTTTCAACGGCGATGCGTGGTGGGAGGAGAGCGCCGAAATCGAGGTCATGATGGCCTTCCGTGCTTCTGGTGAACTCGCGGCGAAATTGTTCCCAGGAGCTGGCGCGAAGCCTTCGGCAAGGTGCGGGACCGGTTGCTGGATATTGCCAGGCAACGGTCGGAAATATTCAGAAACAAAAATCCGGCGAGCGAGCCTAGTCCACCGCGGCCGACAGAGCCGGTCTGATCGCGCCCTTGCGCTCGCGCGGCCCCCAGCGGGTCAATACGACGCTGGAGCAGGAGAGCAGGCCGAGCACGACCATCGAGCTCGCCGCCAGCCAGAAGAAGCTCTGCGCGGTGGCATCGTGCGTCGACAACCACCAGCCGAGCGTCGCGATGTAGGTCAGCCGCGCGGTCTGCGCCAGCACCGGCCCGATCACCTTGGCCGCGCCTTGCGAGGAGAAGTACATCGTCGAGGCGAGCCCGATGAAGGCGTAGAATGGCGCCACCGTCGACAGATATTGGTGGCTGGTGGCGCGCACCGTCGCGCTGTCGGTGAAGATGTTGACCCAGAGATCCGGGAAGGTCGCGACCAGACAGGCCGGCGCGCCGACGGCGACGAAGGCGCTCGCACCCGCGATCCAGGCGATCCGCCGGGCGCGCGCAATGCGCCCGGCGCCGACCGCCATGCCGATCATCGGCACCGAGGCGATGCCGAACGAGAACGCGATCGAGGTCAGCAGGAATTCCAGCCGCGCCCCGATGCCGTAGCCGGCGAGGATCGCGGTGCCGAACTTCGCCAGCATGTGGGTGAAGATCGAGATCGTCAGCACCGATTGCAGCGGCGAGAAGCAGGCGATGGCGCCGACCTTGAGGATGTCGAAAAACATCACCCATTGAATGCGAAGACCGCGCAGTTTTGGAACGACGCGGGCGCGGCCGGAAAACAGGTACCAGCCCATCACGCCGATGTTCATGGAGTAGGCGATCAGCGCGCCGGCCGCGACGCCGCGCATGCCGAGCTGCGGCATCGGCCCGAGTCCGAGGCCCAGCGTGCCGCCGAGCACGATCTGCCAGACCGCGGAATTGAGGATCAGCAGCGACGGCAGCTTCATATTGCCGGTGCCGCGCAAAACGCCGGCCATGGTGTTGAGCAGCCAGGGCAGCACGGCGCCGCCGAAGAACACCTGCGTATAGGCGATCGCATGGGTCAGCACATCGCCGCGGCCGCCGAGCATCTCGAGCACCTGCGGCCCGAAGATCAGCATGCCCAGCATGAAGACGAGGCCGAAGCAAATGCCGATCAGCAGCGCATGCGCGGCGAGCGTGCCGGCGCGCTCGCGATCTCCCGCGCCAAGCGCGCGTGCGATGGCGGAGGCCACCGCGCCGCCCATGGCGCCGCCGGACATCGTCATGGTCAGGATCACTGTCGGAAACACCAGCGCCATCGCGGCCAGCGCTTCCACGCCAAGACGCCCGATATAGGAGGTCTCCGCGATCACCACGCAGGTGCCGGCCGACAGCGCCACCACGTTGGGCCAGGCCAGGGAGAGCAGCGTGCGCAGGATCGGGCCATCCGTCAGCGCGCTCCTGGCGGGGCGCGGAGGCGGCGGCAGCGGACGTTCTTGCTCATCGACCGGGATTTCGGCGATGTCGGACATGTCCTCTCCCGGGCACGAGCGCCTTTTGCGGCGCGGCAATCACTTGGTGTACCAATGACTTTTCTCGCGCGTAAGGCGCGGCGGGGCTTGTTAGCACGGTGGGCGCCGATTCCTCCTGCGCCTGATGCAGGCGTGCCCTGCGGCAGCGCATTTCAACGGGTGGAATTACCCGATCGTCCAGACCAGCGGCGGCCGGCCGCCCGCTGTCGGGCGCAGGTGCACGCCAATATGCCGGCCGCACCCCGCGGCCAGCCCCTCGAACAGTCCTTCCAGCACCCTGGCGCCGGCGCGGTGATGATCCGCGACATCGTCCATCAGCTTCCAGCTCTGCTGGCGGATTTCGAAGGTGCCCTCGGATTGCGAGGTCTCGGCAACGTCATCCTGCGCGGCGAACAGCGCTTCGAGGAACGACGCAAACTCCGCGGCGCCGCCTCGCTTCATGGCGAGCGCCGCGGCGACCTCGTCGAAATATTGCATGCCAATCAGCTTGCCGGTGAGATGCAGGAGATAGCCGGCGTCTTCCGGGCCGAACAATTGCACCATCACGGGCGCTGCGGTCCGGACATATTCCATGGCGTAGTTGCGATAGGCTTTTTCGAGCCGCGGTTTTGGCCAGCTCGCAACGGGAAGCGCCGGCGCGGTCTTCGCATCGAACAGCGGCGCTTCGAGGTGACGCGCAAACACCAGGCGCTGGTCGAGTTCGAGCGGGTGGTCGTACTGGTGATAGTAGCCTTCGAGCCCGTCCTGGCCGTCGACGCTCTGCTTGGTGCAGACGAAGCCCAGCCTGAGATCGCCGAGCGCGACGCCGTTGTTGGCGTGCCAGCCGCGCAGCATCGCGCGGCTGACTTCGCCCGGCACGCCGCAGATCGCGGTGCCCTTCCAGATCCAGCGCGGCGGCGGATAGCGGATCCACGCCTTGGTGTCGCTCTCATACATGTATTCGACGTGCACGCCGCCGATCCAGTTGGAGAGATAGTGATACTGCGCGGCCGCCACCGCCGGCGGCAGATGACTGAGGCCGAGCTTCTTCAACCCCGGCAGGAAGCGCTCCTGCTGCTGGCGGCGGAACACGCGGAAGACGAATTCCGCAGCGTCGGCCGTGCCGCGCCGCGTGACGACGGTGAGGATGAGGCCGGTGAAGTAAGCATGATAGAGATCGGCCACCGCGCGCCAGCGCTTCCATTGGGCTTCCTGCGCAGTGTCAGCTGCGGCGGTCATGTTCGCTCCCGGCTTGTTGTTTTGCCGGAGTGTGTCATCGCGGATGGAGTGACGCAACCGACTACACATTGGCTGTCATCGCCCGCGCAGGCGGGCGATCCAGTATTCCAGAGACGATTGTGATTGAATCGAGAGGCCGCGGCGTACTGGATTCCCCGCCTACGCGGGGAATGACAGCGGAAATTAGGGCTGGCACTACACCCGGAAGTGCTTGCTCAGCTTTAACCCCTGCGCCTGGTAGTTGGAGCCGATGCGCTGGCCGTACATCGCGTCGGGACGGGCCAGCATCTTCTCGTAGACGAGGCGGCCGACGATCTGGCCGTGCTCGAGGATGAAGGGCACTTCGCGCGAGCGCACTTCGAGCACCGCGCGGGAGCCTTGCCCGCCGGCGCCGGCATAGCCGAAGCCGGGATCGAAAAAGCCGGCATAGTGCACGCGGAATTCGCCGACCAGCGGATCGAACGGTACCATCTCCGCGGCGTAGTCGGGCGGCACCTGCACCGCTTCCTTGGAGGCGAGGATGTAGAACTCGCCGGGATCGAGGATGAGGCTGCCGTCGGGGCGGGCCGAGATCGGCTCCCAAAACTCTCCCACCGCATAGCCCGAGCGGCGGTCGACGTCGACAACGCCGGTGTGGCGCTTGGCGCGGTAGCCGACGAAGCCGCTTCCCTTCTCACCGGACAGATCGACGGAGACGGCAACACCGCCCGACAGATCGGCATCGTCGATGTCGACGAGACGCTCGGTGGCATGCAAGCTTTCGAGCGCGTCGGCATTGAGGATGGCATCGCCGGTGCGGAAACGAACCTGCGACAGGCGCGAGCCCTCGCGCACCAGCACCGGAAACGTCTTCGGGCTGATCTCGGCATAGAGCGGGCCGTGATAGCCGGCGCCGATCATGTCGAAGCGGCGGGTGCCGTCGGCGATCACGCGGGTGAAGACGTCGAGCCGGCCGGTCGAGCTCTTCGGATTCGCGGCCGCGACGATCTCCGGCGGCAGCGCGAGGCTCTCGAGCAGCGGCACGATGTAAACGCAGTTGGTCTCCAGCACCGCACCGTCGGCGAGGCTGAACTCGTGCAGCTTCAACTCGTCGATGCGCTCGGCGACGGTGGCGCCAGGACCAGGCAGGAAGCTGGCGCGAACACGATAGGCGATGTCGCCGAGGCGAAGGTCGAGGCTCGCCGGCTGGATCTGGCTTTCGACGAAGTCGTAAGCGGGCAGAATGAGCCCCGCTTCCGCCATCGCCGCGATCATGCGGTCGGGCAGGATACCATTGGCGTCGGCGGCGACCGTGAACGTCAAACGGGGGTCCTCGTCAGGGGCAAATGTATCCGGACATGCGGAAAATACAGCTTTTTACGGCTATCCGATGGACGCCTTGACGAAAAGGGCATTGCGGAATATGAGCATGACTTATCCCGTGGTGATTTGAGCCGGCCGGCTTGCAGCCACGTTAAATAAGTCGCTAAACAGGCCGGGGACCTCTGTGATCCCGGCCCGTGGAAGTTATCCAGGCCGGTTTTTTTGTGACCATTTTCGATGGTCACGCAGAGGAGGTCCTATGTCGAAGTCCCCGGCGTCCGCCACGCAATACCGCCCCGAAACCCGCCTGGTCCATTCCGGCACCCTGCGCTCGCAATATGGCGAGACGTCGGAGGCGCTGTTCCTGACCCAGGGCTACGTCTACAACAGCGCCGAGGAGTGCGAGGCGCGGTTCAAGGGCGAGGACCCCGGCTTCATCTATTCGCGCTATTCCAACCCCACCATCGCGATGTTCGAGCGCCGCATGATCGAGCTCGAAGGCGCCGAAGCGGCCCGCTCGGCCGCGACCGGTATGGCCGCGGTGACGACCGCGATCCTGGCGCCGCTGAAGGCCGGCGATCACGTCGTCGCCTCGCGCGCGCTGTTCGGCTCGTGCCTCTATGTCATCCAGGACCTGTTGCCGCGCTACGGCATCGAGACAACGCTGGTCGACGGTTTCGATCTCGACCAATGGCAGCGTGCGCTGAAGCCGAACACCAAGACGTTCTTCCTGGAGAGCCCGACCAACCCGACCCTCGACGTGCTCGACATTCCCGCCATCGCCGAGATCGCGCATAGCGGCGGCGCGCGGCTCGTCGTCGACAACGTGTTCGCGACCCCGATCTGGCAGAGCCCGCTCGCTCTCGGTGCCGATGTCGTGGTCTATTCCGCGACCAAGCACATCGACGGCCAGGGCCGCTGTCTCGGCGGCATCATCCTGTCGTCGGAGGCGTTCGTCGCCGAGCACCTCCATAATTTCATGCGCCAGACCGGCCCGTCGATCTCGCCGTTCAACGCCTGGGTCCTGCTCAAGGGCCTGGAAACGCTGGCCGTGCGCGTGCGCGCGCAGACCGACACAGCGGCGCGCGTCGCAGACGTGCTGGCGGACCATCCCAAGATTTCGCGGCTGGTCTATCCCGGCCGCGCCGATCATCCGCAGGCAGCGCTCGTGAAGAAGCAGATGCGCGGCGGCTCGACGCTGGTCGGCTTCGAGGTGAAGGGCGGCAAGCAGGGTGCGTTCCGCATGCTCAACGAGCTCAAGCTGGCGAAGATCTCCAACAATCTCGGCGATGCCAAGAGTATCGTCACGCATCCGGCGACCACGACGCATCAGCGCCTGAAGCCGGAAGACCGCGCCGCCCTCGGCATCAGCGAGGGCTTCATCCGCTTCTCCGCAGGACTCGAGCATGCGGATGACCTGATCGAGGATCTGACGGCGGCGCTGGAGAAGGCGTGAGCCACACACTCGGACCCGTAGGGTGGGTTAGCCGCAAGGCGTAACCCACCTCTTCTGTCTCCGCGGAGATGAACAGTGGTGGGTTACGGCTTCGCCTAACCCACCCCACGGCACCGAACTACATCGGCCGGTACGCGCGCACATCGCCGGGCACGTTCACGCCGAGCTTGATCTGGCCGACTGAGCGGATGATGTCGTCGCCGAGGAGCTGGGCGAAGCAGGCGTAGCCCCAATCGTTCATGTGCAGTCCGTCGGCGATGACGAAGCTCTCGACCGGGATCGATTGGTTCTCGTGCCAGTCGCGCATCACCTCGAACCGCGGGAAGATGCCGACGTGACGGAGCTCGGCGACCTTGCCGAGCAGCTTCACCATCTTGCCGGCGCTCTCCTTGCGCTGGTTGACGGCCGGCGAATATTGCGGATCGACCAGCACGATGTCGGCGCCGCCGGCGGCCTGGATGCTGGCGATGCCGTCCTCGACGAGCTTGGCGGTGTCGCCGGGATCGAGGTTGCGCAGCACGGCGTTGGTGCCGACCTGCCAGATCACGAGATCCGGATGCACGTCGATCACCTCGGTCTGGAGGCGCTTCATCATCTCGGGCGCGTCCTCGCCGCCGACGCCGGCATTGATGACGGTGATGTCGGCGGTCGGATATTGCCGGCGCAGCTGCGTGGCGAGACGGTTCGGATAATTGAAATCGGGCGAGCTCGCGCCATAGCCGGCGGTCGAGGACGAGCCGAACGCGACGATCACGACCGGCTTGCCGGCAACGAGCTTGTTCGCGACATGCGGCAGCGAGCCCATCGCCTTCGAGCCGCCCTTCGGCGCGAGACACGGCACGCGGTTGAAGATGTCGCCCGCGGATTTGGCGACCTGCTTCACCCTGTCGATCGCGCGCCCGGTGATACCGCGCTGCTCCGCGGATGGGTGGGTGGCGGCAATTGTGGTCTGGGAGGGCGAGGCGGGCGCGGGATTAGCGGACTGCGCAGGCGCGGGCGTGCCCTGCGCGGCTTGAGCTTGAGCTTGAGCCTGCGCCACTGGCGTCAGCAACAGCAGGACCATTGCGGGTGCGGCCAGCCATGCCGTCAGGCGAAAAGGGTGGAGAGAACTCATTAACGCTAGACCTCAATTTTGCTGCTGGGTCGGCCCCAGATGGGCTGCGTCGATCACAAACTGTGCCAACGCCCGACCAAGGCAATCGTGGACCTGCTTCGCCAGCTCGGGCCCGCGGGACGGGCTGAACAGGTCGAACTGACCCTGATCATTCCACTGCCGCATGATCGCGAAACGGTCGAACAGCGGGACGTCATGCTCCTGCGCCACCACCCGCATATTGTCGAGATAGGGCGGTACCGAGATCATGGTTTCGGTGCGCGGGCTGTACTGCAAGTTCATCAACACGACGTCAGCCCCTGCATTTTGCAGCGCGGCAACCCCTTCGGTCACAGCACCGCGAAAATCGTCGGGATCGATGGCTCGGATAGCATCCACGGTCCCGGTCTGCCAGATGACCAAAGTAGGCCTTTTTGCTTCCATCAGCTTAACGAAGGTTCCAGCTGCCTCCTCCGCCGTTTTCTTGCTCTGTATTTCTACGGAGACGTGCACTGCTTCCGATGGCGGCAGCTTGTCCTTCAAAATGGCCTGCATGCGCGCTGGATATGAGGCGTCCTCGGAAGCCGGAATCGTGGTCGAACGGCTGCCGATGACCAGGATTTCGAGCGGTTTGCCGCCCTTGATGGCATCGGCCACCTTGGGAAGCTGGCTTTCGCTGGTCAGCAGATAGGACGGCAATTCGCAGGCTGGAGGCGCGGCCGGGACGGAAGGCGCAGCATCGCCCGCGCGCGCCGAGGGCGCGGCGAGGTTACCGCACAGCAGGACCAGGCTCAGGAGAACCTTCGCCTTCATCAGCCCCCTCCCGCCAGATCGGCGCTGCCGACGGCGTTTTTGGTCTTCGCACCACTCTTGTCAGCCACGCGTTTGTACCACGAAATCACCCATGCCACGCCCCACATGATCAGGATTCCGGAGAGACTAATTAGCGCATGCACGGCTGGGCCGCCGGAAACTTCGGCCAGGATGAAATGGCCTGCAAAAGCGAGGAAGACGCCGAGACAGAAGATCTCCAGGGAATGCGAGCCGCACAGGATCAGCGGCCGCAGCCAGGGCGATTTCAGGCCCGGCCAGTCGCGCGGCAGGAAACGCACGGTGAGTGCGGCGAGCGCCAGGAAATGCGTGAAGCGCAACACGTCGAGGTTAGTCTTGTCGATCGGATACATCCATTGCTCGAGCCGCTTCGGCATCAGATGGGGCACTTGCGGCACGTACCAGGTCAGCGTCACGTAGAACGCCGCCACGAGATAGGCGATCGAGATCCACATCGTCACCGGCGAAGCCAGAATACGTGACATGCGCCGCGCACCTCCGAGCGCACACCATGCACCGAAGACGAAAAGCAATTGCCAGGCCAGCGGATTGAACGCCCAGAAGCCGTTCGGATAGGCGGAGAAGTAGAGGTCGTATTCCCAGGTGGCGGCGTAGAGCGCGACCGAGAAGCCGAGCGTCAAATCGGGCTTCCACTTCATCGACCACAGGATCAGGGGCAGCGCCAGCATCAGCACGATGTAGAGCGGCAACACGTCCATGTTGACGGGACGGAAGCGGAGCAGCAGCGCCTGCACGATGGTGACGTCGGGCTGCTTGAGGAAATCCATGATGCCCATCTCTTCGGTGTAGAGCGGGTTCTCGAAGCTGGTCGCGACGTAGGAGATTTCGGCGAGGAAGATCGTGAACAGGAAGACGTGGGCGACGTAGATCTGCCAGACGCGCCGCATGATGCGCGCGGTGGCGATGACGACACCCGACTCCAGCATCGCCCGGCCGTAGACGAACGCCGCGGTGTAACCGGAGATGAAGATGAAGATCTCGGTGGCGTCGCTGAAGCCGTAGTTGCGGATCGTGAACCAGGTCAGCAGGCTTGCCGGCAGATGGTCGATGAAGATCAGCCACAGCGCGAGACCACGGAACAGGTCGAGCCTGAGCTCGCGCTCGCCGATGGCGGGCAGCGAGATGGCCGCGGCGGCGGCGCGCGGCTTCGCCTCTGCAGGCTTGGCCTCCACGGCGGTGGCGGTTCCTGCGATCGTCGATCCCGTCACTTGGTGGGCAATGGTCATCGGGGCCCGAAACCCTCACGCAAATCGCGACGTTGAAATGGAGTGTACCGGTCCGGCCGTGGTCTCGCAAAGCGGCCGGATCACATCGGGGTGTATTTCCCCGGGGGTGTACTTCCTCGCAAATTCTGGCGGGACGATGTCGCCAAGGCCGCCTGTGGCGTTTGGTTCCCGGGCGGATTTCGGTATGATGGCAGCCATGTACCGCGCCGTGACCCGCCAGATCGAAGTGACCGTCGAGCCGAATTTTGTTCCGGAGCAGTCGGCGGCCGACCGTTCCCGCTTTTTCTGGTCCTACACCATCGTCATCACCAATTCCGGCGACGAGACCGTGCAGCTCAAGACGCGGCACTGGATCATCACCGACGCCACCGGCCGGCAGCAGGAGGTGAAGGGCGAGGGCGTGGTCGGCGAGCAGCCGACCCTGGCCCCCGGCGAGCGCTTCGAATACACCTCCGGCGTCCCGCTCACGACCGCCTCCGGCTTCATGACCGGCCGCTACCAGATGGTCAGCGAAAGCGGCGAACGCTTCGAGATCGACGTGCCGACATTCTCGCTGGACAGCCCGGACAACAAGCGGGTGTTGAATTAGGGCGCTTTCGCAGTCCCGTCATCCTGAGGCGCGAGCGATGAGGCGCTAGGCGCCTCATCGGGAGCCTCGAAGGATGCACGGCCCCGATGCAGCCGGGCTGTCGCCCTTAGAGGCTTGCTCCGCGGCGCGATGCGCCGCAGAGCGCGCACCTCCAGCGACAACCGCTTCGCGGTTGCGCGGGGGTGACGGTTACAAGATTGATCCCCCATCAACGATTTTTGAATCTCAGACACGCCTTCGCAGCCTCGCGGCGCATCTCGCCCGAGTTTTGCTTCTTCTCTCGGCCCTCAAATCCAAGAGGGCGCAGGGAAGACCGGGTGCCGACGGGCACCCGCGGTCTGCTGCGCGAAAATGTAGCGCAAAGAGACCGCACAGCAGCATACAGGTGTCGCCGATCACTCGGCCTTCCCTGCGCGATGGTCGGACGGCTTATGCCGTGCTCTCCCGGGAGCCGAACTTTCCTTCTGGCCTCCCTCGCCCCGCGAATTGACGATGCCGTCCGCCCGGTTGGGCTCGCGCGCATCTCCGCAAAAGGCTTGACCGTAGCAACGACGGCCAGGACCACACGGTTTTGCCGTACGCTTCGGCGCCGCTCGTCCGCACGTGGCCACGGGCTCACAGGGACTACCCGCCCTGCCCGGACCTCTCGCGCACGACGCTGCCGCGTCCACCGCAGGCCCGGCTCGCAACTCGTGACGACGTACGATCGCCGCTCAAGGATGAGCCGGGATGAAGCGACACATACGCCATTTCCGAATTTCGGTAAAGTGGAATATTTTTACGAGGAGAGATTGACAGCCTTCGCAGGTGTTTTGCCCGTCGGGCAATTTGAAGCCTGCAGCTGGGCCATCGCCCTTCGAGGCCTCCGCTTCGCTACGGCACCTCAGGGTGACGGGGATGGAGTGGTGCTCGCAAAGACGGAGTATGACGCCTACGCGTCTTCCACGCCCGCCTCGTCCGGCGTGAATTCGTATACCGACGAGCAGAACTCGCAGGTCACGACGACCTTGTCGTCCTTGACCATGTCGGCGCGGTCCTCGGCCGAGAAGCTCTTCAGCATCGCACCGACCGCATCGCGCGAGCAGGAGCATTGCGCCTTGAGGACCAGCGGATTGAACACGCGCACGCCGCGTTCGTGGAATAGACGGTACAGCAGCCGCTCACCGGAGAGATCCGGATCGATCAGCTCGACGTCTTCGACGGTCTCGATCAGCGAGCGTGCCTCGACC includes:
- the apaG gene encoding Co2+/Mg2+ efflux protein ApaG, which codes for MYRAVTRQIEVTVEPNFVPEQSAADRSRFFWSYTIVITNSGDETVQLKTRHWIITDATGRQQEVKGEGVVGEQPTLAPGERFEYTSGVPLTTASGFMTGRYQMVSESGERFEIDVPTFSLDSPDNKRVLN
- a CDS encoding SGNH/GDSL hydrolase family protein, whose amino-acid sequence is MKAKVLLSLVLLCGNLAAPSARAGDAAPSVPAAPPACELPSYLLTSESQLPKVADAIKGGKPLEILVIGSRSTTIPASEDASYPARMQAILKDKLPPSEAVHVSVEIQSKKTAEEAAGTFVKLMEAKRPTLVIWQTGTVDAIRAIDPDDFRGAVTEGVAALQNAGADVVLMNLQYSPRTETMISVPPYLDNMRVVAQEHDVPLFDRFAIMRQWNDQGQFDLFSPSRGPELAKQVHDCLGRALAQFVIDAAHLGPTQQQN
- a CDS encoding OpgC domain-containing protein encodes the protein MTIAHQVTGSTIAGTATAVEAKPAEAKPRAAAAAISLPAIGERELRLDLFRGLALWLIFIDHLPASLLTWFTIRNYGFSDATEIFIFISGYTAAFVYGRAMLESGVVIATARIMRRVWQIYVAHVFLFTIFLAEISYVATSFENPLYTEEMGIMDFLKQPDVTIVQALLLRFRPVNMDVLPLYIVLMLALPLILWSMKWKPDLTLGFSVALYAATWEYDLYFSAYPNGFWAFNPLAWQLLFVFGAWCALGGARRMSRILASPVTMWISIAYLVAAFYVTLTWYVPQVPHLMPKRLEQWMYPIDKTNLDVLRFTHFLALAALTVRFLPRDWPGLKSPWLRPLILCGSHSLEIFCLGVFLAFAGHFILAEVSGGPAVHALISLSGILIMWGVAWVISWYKRVADKSGAKTKNAVGSADLAGGG